The following are encoded in a window of Brevibacillus ruminantium genomic DNA:
- a CDS encoding DUF4912 domain-containing protein codes for MLESSNLHRSFHSQINISAKESPCSFVTGKITTTVISSDAFIVNWRISEARLRMVASYLPADADPIRSGLRIYDATDYFAQGTEPLPCLDVTLTVEEQEVVVESLCPGRTYLVDFGLFHGRQFCPILRSDFLVLPRDGKRTGAEERVSSRRASRCRNSLPYQEHPVLLA; via the coding sequence GTGCTCGAATCATCCAATCTACATCGTTCATTTCATTCACAAATCAATATCTCAGCAAAAGAGAGCCCGTGCTCATTCGTCACTGGAAAGATTACGACGACGGTTATCAGTTCGGATGCTTTTATCGTCAATTGGAGAATAAGTGAGGCACGATTGAGGATGGTTGCCAGCTATCTGCCTGCCGATGCCGATCCGATTCGCAGCGGGCTGCGCATTTATGATGCGACAGATTACTTTGCCCAAGGGACAGAGCCGCTTCCGTGCCTGGACGTGACGCTCACTGTTGAAGAACAGGAGGTCGTGGTGGAAAGTCTGTGCCCGGGTCGGACCTATCTGGTAGATTTCGGGTTGTTCCACGGCAGACAGTTTTGCCCGATTCTGCGTTCCGATTTCCTGGTGCTTCCCCGCGACGGCAAGCGAACTGGAGCGGAAGAACGAGTCTCATCCAGACGGGCAAGCCGATGCAGAAATTCCTTGCCATATCAGGAGCATCCCGTTCTATTGGCCTAA
- a CDS encoding sugar phosphate nucleotidyltransferase gives MRAVILADEKGVELRPLTVYTPKPMVPLLNRPCMEYTIELLKRYGITDIFVMLRYFPDQVRDYFGDGSQYGVSLSYWEEPFSFSNLLEHLGRGTDSSVADTILVIPGAALIDCDLEEALHDHRESRRAATMVVAEKETSTEEQQVWLHQDGHIIQIGQGLDGLEEAWGTIDTGLLLLEPESISTLLSSEEEIHPQELARALFRNGIPLGGYRLEGYWSGLRTLDEYRQAQFDMLDGQVNVHIAARQLVPGIYVEGDLRIDASVRLEGPILFGKGVHLEPGVSIEAYSILGRQTVVSEGAWLSQAIVWEHSFIGMHAEVTGGIVGSHVSLGDCAVLGENSVIGERCRVGRTVAVKPGVMVWPHKEIEEGAVVHTSIVHGRMRNRGLFAKSNISGGIVGVANVDITPEYVTRLAAAYASQLPAGSRIVLSACVHPFAQLLKHSVMTSLCSAGIDTVDIGVGFAPLLRYSVQSLSCEGGIHLQMSESISEKQISIQFVGADGLSISPERERKIAYAFTQDSFLRALRHLGQLHLEHGVLKTYAQALLQELDQAAIRSAQTTLLIESESRFLLDFLHPIFSELGIVSVNRTISEGVRIHQADLGVRLEKSGESLELFTHTGERLTQEQLERLQKVVCNQVSSTDHARFHPRYDAIFSLFSILDVLARERVSLAALLHSIGEEKIGEQRSVVIEAQKEA, from the coding sequence ATGAGAGCAGTAATCCTGGCGGACGAGAAGGGAGTGGAGCTTCGTCCGCTAACCGTTTATACGCCGAAACCGATGGTGCCGTTGCTAAATCGGCCATGCATGGAATATACGATCGAGCTGTTGAAGCGATATGGCATAACAGATATTTTCGTTATGCTCAGGTACTTTCCGGATCAGGTCCGGGACTATTTCGGCGATGGATCGCAGTACGGTGTTTCACTTTCGTACTGGGAAGAGCCGTTTTCCTTTTCCAATTTGCTGGAACACCTCGGGCGGGGGACGGATTCTTCCGTGGCCGATACCATCCTTGTCATTCCGGGAGCGGCGTTAATCGACTGTGATCTGGAAGAAGCGCTTCACGATCATCGGGAGAGTCGCCGGGCGGCCACGATGGTTGTGGCGGAAAAAGAGACCTCTACTGAAGAACAGCAGGTTTGGTTGCATCAAGACGGTCACATCATACAAATCGGCCAAGGTTTAGACGGTCTTGAGGAGGCGTGGGGGACTATCGATACAGGGCTGTTGCTTCTGGAGCCGGAGTCCATTTCCACACTGCTGTCTTCGGAAGAGGAGATCCACCCGCAAGAATTGGCCCGCGCTCTTTTTCGGAACGGAATTCCGCTGGGCGGGTACCGGTTGGAAGGCTACTGGTCGGGGCTGCGCACTCTGGACGAATATCGTCAGGCCCAATTCGACATGCTCGATGGGCAGGTAAACGTGCATATCGCAGCGAGACAGCTTGTACCGGGCATCTACGTCGAAGGAGATCTGCGGATTGATGCTTCGGTGAGGCTGGAGGGACCAATCCTGTTTGGAAAAGGGGTTCATCTGGAGCCGGGTGTATCGATTGAGGCGTATTCGATTCTGGGAAGGCAGACGGTCGTGTCTGAGGGTGCCTGGCTCTCGCAAGCAATCGTGTGGGAGCATTCCTTTATCGGGATGCATGCAGAAGTCACCGGAGGGATTGTGGGGAGTCACGTCAGTCTGGGCGATTGTGCCGTACTGGGGGAGAACAGCGTTATCGGCGAGCGATGCCGGGTTGGTCGTACGGTTGCCGTCAAGCCCGGGGTCATGGTCTGGCCACATAAAGAGATTGAGGAAGGGGCTGTCGTACATACATCGATCGTTCATGGCCGAATGCGAAATCGGGGGCTGTTTGCCAAGAGCAATATCAGCGGAGGCATTGTTGGTGTGGCGAATGTGGATATCACACCCGAGTACGTGACGCGCCTGGCAGCCGCTTATGCTTCTCAGCTTCCTGCAGGAAGCCGCATCGTTCTGTCTGCATGCGTGCATCCCTTTGCCCAATTGTTAAAGCATAGTGTGATGACCAGTCTGTGTTCGGCAGGAATTGACACCGTCGATATCGGTGTCGGCTTTGCGCCTCTGCTTCGCTATAGTGTGCAGTCACTCTCTTGTGAAGGCGGCATTCATCTTCAAATGAGTGAATCGATAAGCGAAAAGCAGATCTCGATTCAATTCGTGGGAGCGGACGGATTGTCCATTTCGCCCGAACGTGAACGGAAAATTGCTTACGCCTTTACCCAAGATTCTTTTCTGCGCGCCCTGCGGCATCTGGGGCAGCTGCATCTAGAACACGGGGTGCTGAAGACCTACGCCCAAGCCTTACTGCAAGAGCTGGACCAAGCCGCGATCAGGAGTGCACAGACAACGCTGCTGATTGAAAGTGAATCCCGCTTTTTACTGGACTTTTTGCATCCTATCTTCTCCGAACTTGGAATTGTGTCCGTGAACAGAACCATCTCTGAGGGCGTCCGCATTCATCAGGCTGATCTGGGGGTACGGTTGGAGAAAAGCGGAGAAAGCCTGGAGCTGTTTACGCATACGGGAGAAAGGCTGACACAGGAACAGCTTGAGCGACTGCAAAAAGTCGTTTGCAACCAGGTCTCATCTACAGACCATGCCCGTTTTCACCCTCGCTATGACGCCATTTTTAGTCTCTTCAGCATTTTGGATGTCCTGGCCCGGGAGAGAGTTTCCTTGGCTGCCCTGCTTCACTCCATTGGGGAGGAAAAGATCGGGGAGCAAAGATCCGTGGTCATTGAAGCCCAAAAGGAAGCGTAA
- a CDS encoding phosphoglucomutase/phosphomannomutase family protein codes for MSAIRFGTDGWRAIVADEFTVENVRVVAQAIATYTIAIGQREQGIIVGYDTRFLGRRFAQAVAGVLAANGIRTYLTNESVPTPVAAFGVKHFAVSGAVMITASHNPPEYNGIKYIPEYAGPATREITNQLEKEIHHIQTGGEVLIITPEEATARKLLQPIVLRPHYEAHLRRMVHFDVMKQAKLRVVVDPMHGAGRGYVSRMLAEAGAETNGIRDTADPFFGGHLPEPIDQHLSLLKQEVIKQKAALGLANDGDADRFGVVDRFGQYLPPNAALVLLTRHLVKNRKLSGKIVRTVATTHLLDRMAKHYGLELIETPVGFKHIGAHMREGDVLIGGEESGGASIFGHIPEKDGILINLLLAEMCAWEKKGIDQILRDVYDEFGELHSTRLDIPLSSHIQQEQLLQAVPAKIGPYDVEEISKCDGIKFLLQGGQWVLIRPSGTEPLLRIYCEAVSVEALHKITEAMREWFS; via the coding sequence GTGAGTGCAATACGCTTTGGCACAGACGGCTGGCGAGCCATCGTGGCCGACGAGTTTACGGTGGAAAATGTTCGAGTCGTAGCCCAAGCCATTGCTACCTATACAATCGCGATCGGTCAAAGGGAACAGGGGATTATCGTTGGCTATGACACCCGGTTTTTGGGACGCCGCTTTGCCCAGGCTGTCGCAGGTGTGCTGGCAGCCAACGGAATCCGCACGTACCTGACGAATGAATCCGTGCCGACGCCAGTTGCCGCTTTTGGTGTAAAGCATTTTGCCGTAAGCGGGGCTGTCATGATTACAGCGAGCCATAATCCTCCCGAATACAACGGGATCAAATACATTCCCGAATACGCAGGACCAGCCACCCGAGAGATTACAAACCAACTGGAGAAAGAGATTCACCACATCCAGACGGGGGGCGAGGTGCTCATAATCACTCCGGAGGAGGCGACTGCACGAAAGCTGTTGCAGCCAATCGTCCTGCGTCCGCATTATGAGGCCCATCTTCGCCGAATGGTCCATTTTGATGTGATGAAACAGGCGAAGCTGCGTGTTGTCGTCGATCCCATGCACGGAGCTGGAAGGGGCTATGTCAGCCGGATGCTGGCTGAGGCGGGTGCGGAAACCAACGGCATTCGAGATACGGCCGATCCTTTTTTTGGCGGTCATTTGCCAGAACCAATCGATCAGCATTTAAGCCTCTTAAAACAAGAAGTGATCAAGCAGAAAGCGGCTCTGGGGCTGGCCAACGACGGGGACGCGGATCGTTTCGGAGTGGTTGACCGCTTTGGGCAATACCTGCCCCCCAACGCAGCGCTTGTCCTTTTGACCAGACATCTTGTGAAAAACAGGAAACTCAGCGGGAAGATTGTCCGAACGGTGGCGACTACTCATTTGTTGGATCGCATGGCCAAGCACTATGGTCTGGAATTAATAGAGACTCCGGTCGGCTTTAAGCATATCGGCGCCCACATGCGAGAGGGGGATGTCTTAATCGGGGGCGAAGAAAGTGGCGGCGCCAGCATTTTCGGACATATCCCGGAAAAAGACGGGATCCTCATCAATTTGCTGCTCGCGGAGATGTGCGCCTGGGAGAAGAAAGGGATTGACCAGATCTTGCGAGATGTGTACGACGAATTTGGGGAGCTGCACAGTACCCGTCTGGATATTCCGCTCTCATCCCACATCCAGCAGGAACAGCTCCTTCAGGCTGTACCCGCCAAAATCGGTCCGTATGATGTTGAGGAGATTAGCAAATGTGACGGGATTAAATTTTTGCTGCAGGGAGGTCAATGGGTTCTGATCCGCCCATCGGGGACAGAACCGCTTTTGCGGATATACTGCGAGGCCGTCAGCGTCGAGGCGCTGCACAAAATCACAGAGGCAATGCGCGAGTGGTTCTCATAG
- a CDS encoding serine/threonine protein kinase — protein MKIPQHVIESFLKAVKVESLSPHNPVLVRATPYPWEVVGVGNYAAVFGHPDYPEVVIKLYAPGRPGWEQEVEVYHKLGESRFFPVCYQSEPGYLVLKRMRGISLFDCFRYGIPIPPQVMDDVESALEEARAKGLFPHDVHGKNVLMDHGRGYLIDVSDYYKNKPDSKWRDLSMAYHRFYLPFIKDRGWKLPLWLLEVIRKGYRFYKKLTRRLRG, from the coding sequence ATGAAGATACCGCAGCATGTCATCGAATCTTTTTTAAAAGCGGTAAAAGTAGAAAGTCTTTCACCCCATAATCCGGTTCTGGTGCGGGCTACGCCCTATCCGTGGGAAGTGGTTGGAGTGGGAAACTACGCTGCCGTGTTCGGACACCCGGATTATCCGGAGGTTGTCATCAAGCTGTATGCCCCCGGACGTCCCGGCTGGGAGCAAGAAGTCGAGGTCTATCACAAGCTGGGTGAAAGCCGCTTCTTCCCCGTATGTTATCAGTCAGAACCGGGCTATCTGGTGCTGAAGCGGATGAGAGGGATCTCCCTGTTTGACTGCTTTCGCTACGGCATCCCCATTCCTCCCCAGGTGATGGATGATGTGGAGTCTGCTTTGGAGGAAGCACGCGCCAAGGGGCTCTTCCCGCATGACGTTCATGGGAAAAACGTCTTGATGGATCACGGCCGCGGCTATTTGATTGACGTTTCCGACTACTATAAAAACAAACCGGACAGCAAGTGGCGAGACTTAAGCATGGCGTACCACCGATTTTACCTTCCCTTTATCAAAGATCGCGGTTGGAAGCTGCCGCTCTGGCTGCTGGAAGTGATTCGGAAAGGGTACCGTTTTTACAAGAAACTGACCAGGCGACTTCGCGGGTAG
- the lspA gene encoding signal peptidase II — protein sequence MYYLIAAAIIALDQWTKWLVVKNMEQGQSIPLFADVLHLTSHRNMGAAFGILQNQRWLFVVITIAVVIGILVTLIRAGKSQPRVSLALSLVLGGAIGNFIDRITTGQVVDFVDFTLINFPIFNVADVAITVGVGLLLLDVLLDGKRKSA from the coding sequence ATGTACTATCTAATCGCTGCCGCCATTATCGCTCTTGATCAATGGACCAAGTGGCTCGTGGTCAAAAATATGGAACAGGGACAGTCGATTCCCTTGTTTGCCGATGTGCTTCATCTCACCTCGCATCGCAACATGGGGGCAGCTTTCGGCATCCTGCAAAATCAGCGCTGGCTGTTCGTTGTTATTACGATTGCCGTCGTCATCGGAATTCTGGTCACACTCATTCGTGCTGGCAAATCACAGCCTCGCGTTTCCCTTGCTCTTTCGCTGGTCCTCGGTGGAGCGATCGGGAATTTTATCGACCGGATCACAACAGGCCAGGTTGTTGACTTTGTCGATTTCACCTTGATCAATTTTCCGATCTTTAATGTGGCGGATGTCGCGATTACGGTTGGAGTGGGCTTGCTTTTGCTGGATGTCCTGCTGGATGGGAAACGGAAAAGCGCGTGA
- a CDS encoding RluA family pseudouridine synthase: protein MNDLELFERYDWVAEPSDAKERIDKFVTEQNEDWTRSQVQSWIKEGRVSVNGESVKNNYKLSADDEVTLRVPPPKEMMIKAEPMPLEIVYEDSDLVVVNKPRGMVVHPAPGHYTGTLVNGLLAHCKDLSGINGVLRPGIVHRIDKDTSGLLMVAKNDKAHVGLAEQLKEHTVNRKYVAIVHGVIPHEMGTIDAPIGRDPKNRQQMAVVFENSKPAVTHFVVLERFKEYTLVELKLETGRTHQIRVHMKYIGYPLAGDPKYGPKNTLELDGQALHAKTLGFDHPRTGEHLEFEAPLPQEMLDVIEYLRQV, encoded by the coding sequence ATGAACGATTTGGAGTTGTTTGAACGCTACGATTGGGTGGCAGAGCCATCTGATGCCAAGGAACGGATTGATAAATTTGTCACGGAACAAAACGAGGATTGGACACGCTCCCAGGTGCAGAGCTGGATCAAAGAGGGACGAGTCAGCGTAAACGGAGAGTCGGTCAAAAACAACTACAAGCTGTCCGCAGACGATGAAGTAACCCTTCGTGTGCCGCCGCCAAAAGAAATGATGATCAAAGCCGAGCCAATGCCACTGGAGATTGTGTATGAGGACAGCGATCTGGTCGTGGTGAACAAACCGAGGGGAATGGTCGTCCACCCGGCACCCGGACACTACACCGGTACACTGGTTAACGGACTGCTGGCCCACTGCAAGGATTTGTCTGGCATCAATGGGGTCCTGCGTCCAGGTATTGTGCATCGCATCGACAAGGATACCTCAGGTTTGCTCATGGTGGCCAAGAATGACAAGGCGCATGTCGGTCTGGCAGAGCAATTAAAAGAACATACCGTCAATCGTAAATACGTGGCGATCGTTCACGGTGTGATCCCGCATGAAATGGGGACGATCGATGCCCCGATTGGTCGGGACCCGAAGAACCGGCAGCAGATGGCGGTCGTCTTTGAGAACAGCAAGCCGGCAGTTACCCATTTTGTCGTATTGGAACGATTCAAGGAATACACGCTGGTAGAGCTGAAGCTGGAAACGGGGAGAACCCATCAGATTCGCGTTCACATGAAATACATCGGCTATCCGCTGGCCGGTGATCCCAAATACGGACCCAAAAACACCTTGGAGCTGGATGGACAAGCGCTTCACGCAAAAACCCTCGGGTTCGATCATCCGCGCACAGGGGAGCATCTTGAGTTTGAAGCCCCTCTTCCGCAGGAAATGCTCGACGTGATCGAATATCTCCGCCAAGTGTAA
- a CDS encoding VOC family protein: MLRRLAHITLYVKDCEEALQFYTEKLGFEKRMDAKMDTGARWLTIGLPGEDVEIVLHDPSHWHEQETAEKMLAQVGKNPMWVWETDQFEQTYHTFREKGVRFVSEPADRMYGREAIFTDLYGNPFLLLERIRV; encoded by the coding sequence ATGCTGCGTCGCTTAGCCCATATCACCTTGTACGTCAAAGATTGTGAAGAAGCTTTGCAATTCTACACGGAAAAGCTTGGCTTTGAAAAGCGAATGGATGCCAAAATGGATACAGGTGCGCGCTGGTTGACCATCGGTCTGCCGGGCGAGGACGTAGAAATTGTTTTGCATGATCCATCACACTGGCATGAACAGGAGACGGCGGAAAAGATGCTGGCACAGGTAGGGAAAAACCCGATGTGGGTCTGGGAGACGGACCAATTTGAACAGACCTACCATACCTTTCGTGAAAAGGGCGTCAGGTTTGTTTCCGAGCCCGCTGATCGGATGTACGGGCGGGAAGCGATCTTCACGGACCTGTACGGAAATCCTTTTTTATTGCTGGAGCGAATCCGCGTTTAA
- a CDS encoding TolB family protein, translating to MWKPVSILTSVALAATALLGSSGSSGAAERIQKPERVYQEAIPAQIAFTNNRQLWLLNARDPQAAPKQVTSIGAVEIVGWSQDGAWLFYQHEPKPEETFSKKYLWAVKADGTDAFQIDPREVLMQPKWAPAGHRFAYVVQSAETGSTGTSNVYSPELVAAELTDGKITKLLEEKRDITDFAWMPDSARLLLSVPAAKDRPITLELTDLKGKKLSAYPLGQPPKIEEGIYPYAATGLTLSPDGNQVAYYVRPNSGSLTADGVAIQLLDLTKPSQKPFELGTGLSYPEWFSWSADSKQLAFIEGGGRVASEGKHLTLAKADGKVIPAGQTGKVDALPRWTNAKADRLFFARGLDNSEWLGNYQPEKLLIPGQRIWTRDAGGQEQAVTKGTEKTADTYPNPSPDGNQLLFVRLDGAEHGSVCVRTQDGSEKELVRHVTGEAGYYANYLPAWVQIHWVQPQ from the coding sequence ATGTGGAAGCCTGTCTCTATTCTCACCAGCGTCGCTTTGGCGGCAACCGCGTTGCTTGGGAGCAGCGGCTCGAGCGGCGCTGCCGAGAGGATACAGAAGCCCGAGAGAGTATACCAGGAAGCGATTCCTGCTCAGATTGCATTTACCAATAACCGGCAGCTCTGGCTTCTGAACGCTCGTGACCCGCAAGCTGCTCCAAAACAGGTGACGAGCATCGGGGCAGTCGAAATTGTTGGATGGTCCCAGGATGGCGCGTGGCTGTTTTACCAGCATGAACCAAAACCAGAGGAAACCTTCTCCAAAAAGTATCTGTGGGCGGTAAAAGCGGACGGAACGGATGCCTTTCAAATCGATCCGCGAGAGGTGCTGATGCAGCCCAAATGGGCACCGGCTGGGCATCGTTTCGCCTATGTCGTTCAATCGGCTGAAACCGGAAGCACTGGCACCAGCAATGTATATTCTCCCGAGCTTGTGGCCGCGGAACTGACGGACGGCAAGATCACAAAGCTGCTCGAAGAGAAGAGAGACATCACAGATTTTGCCTGGATGCCAGATAGTGCTCGCTTGCTTTTATCGGTTCCTGCAGCCAAAGATCGTCCGATCACCCTGGAGCTGACTGATCTGAAAGGGAAAAAGCTGTCAGCCTATCCGCTTGGCCAGCCTCCCAAAATCGAAGAGGGAATCTATCCTTATGCGGCAACAGGCCTTACCCTATCGCCAGACGGCAATCAAGTGGCCTACTATGTACGCCCCAATTCCGGTTCGCTAACAGCGGACGGTGTTGCCATCCAACTGCTTGATTTGACAAAGCCCAGCCAGAAGCCTTTTGAACTGGGAACCGGACTTTCGTATCCAGAGTGGTTTTCCTGGTCGGCCGACAGTAAGCAGCTTGCCTTCATTGAAGGCGGAGGCCGAGTCGCATCCGAGGGCAAGCATTTGACTCTCGCCAAAGCAGACGGAAAAGTGATCCCTGCCGGGCAAACGGGCAAGGTAGATGCTCTCCCGCGCTGGACGAATGCAAAGGCAGACAGGCTGTTTTTTGCCCGAGGCCTGGATAATTCTGAGTGGCTGGGCAATTATCAGCCAGAGAAATTGCTGATCCCTGGACAGCGCATCTGGACGCGGGATGCCGGCGGCCAAGAGCAGGCTGTGACCAAAGGGACGGAAAAAACGGCGGATACCTATCCCAATCCTTCACCAGACGGCAACCAGCTGCTGTTTGTGCGGCTGGACGGAGCGGAGCATGGATCAGTCTGTGTCCGTACACAGGATGGATCGGAAAAGGAACTGGTTCGCCATGTGACGGGTGAAGCCGGATATTACGCGAATTATCTGCCTGCCTGGGTTCAAATACATTGGGTTCAACCTCAGTGA